From a region of the Chondrinema litorale genome:
- a CDS encoding alpha/beta hydrolase family protein, producing MKLLKLTFKILSVLLLSAALILGSIIASSISLSKELQFESVEETKERFGNFKEGEIIKKEKVGFIKHLVLSTAGLFIKRYKALEKVNIYSIAYKSDGLIVTGIMLTPKKAGNFPCIIYNRGGNRDAGRLSFNQLNKFMAPYAAEGYVVIASNYRGNSGSEGKEEFGGADVSDILNLIPALSQVEKADTSRVGVLGHSRGGMMTYKALQNKEVFKAAAVIAGSANLYKTISLRPDMEKYVYAEIIPAFYENRDELIKDRSVVYWPEKLSATPLLILHGTGDKRVSYDVADELSNKLDSLNFPYKFITFTGDNHVLDKNRFEAQSQIMDWFNKYLRDLKPYSESEKRVTYP from the coding sequence ATGAAATTACTGAAACTAACTTTTAAAATACTAAGTGTTTTACTATTAAGCGCTGCACTAATATTAGGTTCCATTATAGCAAGTTCCATTTCCCTATCAAAAGAATTACAATTTGAAAGTGTCGAAGAGACCAAAGAGCGATTTGGCAACTTTAAAGAAGGAGAAATAATTAAGAAAGAGAAAGTCGGATTTATAAAACATTTAGTACTCTCCACCGCAGGTTTATTTATCAAAAGGTATAAAGCACTAGAAAAAGTAAATATCTATTCAATTGCTTATAAAAGTGATGGATTGATTGTTACAGGAATTATGTTAACTCCAAAAAAAGCTGGCAATTTCCCATGTATCATTTATAACCGAGGTGGTAATAGAGATGCTGGAAGACTAAGCTTTAATCAACTTAATAAGTTTATGGCTCCTTATGCTGCTGAAGGTTATGTAGTAATTGCTTCTAATTATCGAGGTAATAGTGGCAGCGAAGGCAAAGAAGAATTTGGCGGTGCTGATGTAAGCGATATCCTCAATTTAATTCCCGCATTATCTCAAGTTGAAAAAGCAGATACTTCTAGAGTAGGAGTTTTGGGTCACAGTCGCGGAGGAATGATGACTTACAAAGCTTTGCAAAATAAGGAAGTTTTTAAAGCTGCAGCTGTTATAGCTGGCTCAGCCAATTTATATAAAACGATTTCACTTCGACCAGACATGGAGAAGTACGTGTATGCTGAGATTATACCTGCCTTTTATGAAAACCGAGATGAGTTAATAAAAGACAGGTCAGTCGTGTATTGGCCAGAAAAACTTAGTGCAACTCCTTTACTTATTTTACACGGCACTGGTGATAAGAGAGTAAGCTACGATGTTGCTGACGAATTGAGTAACAAACTAGACTCGTTAAACTTTCCTTATAAATTCATCACTTTTACAGGAGATAATCATGTCTTAGATAAAAATCGATTTGAGGCTCAATCACAAATTATGGACTGGTTTAACAAATATCTCAGAGATTTAAAACCATATAGTGAAAGTGAGAAAAGAGTTACTTATCCTTAG
- a CDS encoding adenylate/guanylate cyclase domain-containing protein, with amino-acid sequence MGNYYYQTTKSLFKLSIKQGIVWMLVLTLFGFIRYFHTDADADYYIDVEIINNFTVPVVLLIGFFNGVVLTYLEAHFLNTYAHRGSLGYIIFLGILLYICFVTAVLFVTYSLTVWETNQQFTLGNLKRFFLNGTSISFIIYLLIATFIFGFFKQVDRKFGPGNLMRMLRGDFYYPKEENRIFMFLDLNSSTTIAEDLGHIRYSRLLQDCFHDVSIVQKYKAEFYQYVGDEVVLTWNLKNGVINNNVIKAYYAFIDLLESKRDYYVKNYGLMPEFKAGVHYGKVTVTEVGDVKREIAFHGDVLNTASRIQGKCNEIGELFLVSGDVAALIGAVEGAKLQSISEVTLKGKNKQIEIFAVKRQKENPQTELALEH; translated from the coding sequence ATGGGAAATTATTACTATCAAACAACCAAATCGCTTTTCAAGCTTTCTATTAAGCAAGGAATAGTATGGATGCTCGTATTAACCTTGTTTGGCTTTATAAGATATTTTCATACAGATGCTGATGCAGATTACTACATCGATGTAGAAATTATAAATAACTTTACAGTCCCTGTAGTCCTACTCATTGGATTCTTTAATGGTGTAGTCCTCACATATTTAGAAGCCCATTTTCTTAATACATATGCCCATAGAGGCAGTTTAGGCTACATCATTTTCTTAGGTATTTTGCTATATATCTGCTTTGTTACAGCAGTACTCTTTGTTACTTATAGCTTAACCGTTTGGGAAACAAACCAGCAATTTACTTTAGGTAACTTAAAGCGTTTTTTCCTCAATGGGACATCCATATCCTTTATTATCTACTTGTTGATAGCTACTTTTATATTTGGCTTTTTTAAGCAAGTAGATCGAAAGTTTGGTCCGGGAAACTTGATGCGTATGCTTCGTGGAGATTTCTATTACCCGAAAGAAGAGAACAGAATATTTATGTTTCTTGATCTTAATTCGTCCACTACCATCGCAGAAGATCTGGGTCATATTAGATATAGTAGGTTATTGCAAGACTGTTTTCACGATGTATCCATTGTGCAAAAGTATAAGGCAGAATTTTACCAATATGTAGGTGATGAAGTAGTGCTCACTTGGAATTTGAAAAACGGAGTAATCAATAACAATGTGATTAAAGCCTATTATGCATTTATAGATTTGCTAGAATCTAAGCGAGATTACTATGTGAAAAATTATGGATTGATGCCTGAGTTTAAAGCAGGTGTGCATTACGGAAAAGTAACTGTTACAGAAGTTGGAGATGTGAAAAGAGAAATTGCATTTCATGGTGATGTTTTGAATACTGCCTCTCGAATACAAGGTAAATGTAATGAGATCGGAGAGTTGTTTTTAGTATCTGGAGATGTAGCCGCATTAATAGGTGCTGTAGAAGGAGCTAAGTTGCAAAGCATTAGCGAAGTGACACTGAAAGGCAAAAACAAGCAAATTGAAATCTTTGCAGTAAAAAGACAAAAAGAAAATCCACAGACAGAGCTGGCATTAGAACATTGA
- a CDS encoding efflux RND transporter permease subunit: MQITKVSIKRSTIVTVIFALLITFGVGSYMNLGYELIPDITQPIVTVTTVYPGASPDEVETSVTKELEDAVASMEGLDRIKSYSMENVSIIIIEMVMSADPDKALQDAQRKVDAVLKDLPDDVDPPSLEKFNVSDRPIMYVGAEADLSSTEFYDLISNKIQPALARIQGVAKIALTGGEEREIRVNIDKSKMESYNMSILQVTQKINNSNLDFPTGKVKSQEGQVSIRLSGKFSSLKEIEDLVLVQNEDGGKVRLKDIAEVQDTKVETEKISKIDSKESIMLAIQKQSDANAVEVSALTKAAMADLEKDYGKINLKFSIAQDSSIFTLEAADAVIHDLVIAIVLVAVVMLLFLHSLRNAIIVMIAVPASIISTFTFMYLFGYTLNLMTLLGLSLVVGILVDDAIVVIENIYRHMEMGKNRVQASYDGIREIGATVSSITLVIVVVFVPLAMSTGLVADIVRQFAVVVAISTLLSMFVAFTLIPLLSSRFSKLEHVSNKNFIGRFILGFEKLIDGFIDELTGILKWCFNNKIVTFIIVIVLFVGSVALLPMGYIGSEFITSGDKGEFLIRLELPDDATIEQTNFVTQKVEKILTQNSDVTKYFTTVGEVTDQFLGTTDKANAAEITVKLVEKEHRDYSTKYFSRKLKVELEQNVPNVEFTTVNVSIMGSAEAAPIQVIITGPELDSLLEFSKTVEQVVASVNGTADIESSVEAGKPEISVKIDRDKMASLGLSLEQIGGGMRVAFNGNDDAEYRDGEYEYAINIRLDELDRRNKTDIGELTFINNKGQVIRLSQFANIEEGVGPTRLDRENRIAAVTIASQVLGRPEGIIAAEIREKMDKVTMPEGVSYRLGGNSENQDKAFGTLGIALLASLFFVYLIMVALYDSYVYPLVIMFSIPLAIIGALLALALAKQNLSIFSILGIIMLIGLVAKNAILVVDFTNQLKEKGMDVKNALIHATRIRFRPILMTTIAMVIGMMPIAMASGPGAEWKNSLGWVLIGGLSSSMFLTLIVVPLIYYVFDRILAKFGMDKHEEIEIDETPLSEMASEADELLAQINSENGNHKKETANQL; encoded by the coding sequence ATGCAAATAACTAAAGTCTCTATTAAGAGATCTACCATTGTGACTGTAATATTTGCATTGCTGATCACTTTTGGTGTAGGATCTTATATGAATCTGGGGTATGAGCTAATCCCTGATATTACCCAACCAATTGTAACTGTAACTACTGTTTATCCTGGTGCTTCACCAGACGAGGTAGAAACATCAGTAACAAAAGAGTTGGAAGATGCTGTAGCATCTATGGAAGGTTTGGACAGAATCAAGTCTTACTCAATGGAAAACGTTTCTATTATTATTATAGAAATGGTGATGAGTGCAGACCCAGATAAGGCTTTGCAAGATGCCCAACGTAAAGTAGATGCAGTATTAAAAGATTTACCAGACGATGTTGACCCGCCATCATTAGAGAAATTTAATGTGAGTGATAGACCTATCATGTACGTAGGTGCTGAAGCAGATTTATCGTCAACTGAGTTTTATGACCTAATTAGTAATAAAATTCAACCTGCACTAGCGAGAATTCAGGGTGTGGCAAAAATTGCACTTACTGGTGGTGAAGAGAGAGAGATTCGTGTAAATATCGATAAAAGTAAAATGGAATCTTACAACATGTCCATTTTGCAAGTAACTCAAAAGATCAATAACTCCAACCTAGATTTCCCGACTGGTAAAGTAAAAAGTCAGGAAGGACAGGTTTCTATCAGGTTATCTGGAAAATTCAGCTCTTTAAAAGAGATAGAAGATTTGGTGTTGGTCCAAAACGAAGATGGCGGAAAAGTAAGATTAAAAGATATTGCTGAAGTTCAGGATACTAAAGTAGAAACTGAAAAGATTAGTAAGATTGATTCGAAAGAATCTATTATGTTGGCTATTCAGAAACAGTCTGATGCAAACGCAGTAGAAGTTAGTGCTTTAACAAAAGCAGCGATGGCAGATCTTGAAAAAGATTATGGTAAAATCAACCTGAAATTCTCAATTGCTCAAGATAGTTCAATATTTACACTAGAAGCGGCAGATGCTGTAATTCATGACCTTGTAATCGCGATTGTATTGGTGGCTGTTGTAATGCTACTTTTCTTACACAGTTTGCGAAATGCAATTATTGTAATGATCGCGGTACCTGCATCAATTATCTCAACATTTACTTTTATGTATCTGTTCGGATATACACTAAACTTGATGACGCTTTTAGGTTTATCACTAGTGGTTGGTATTCTTGTGGATGATGCCATTGTGGTAATTGAGAATATCTACCGTCACATGGAGATGGGTAAAAATAGAGTTCAGGCATCTTACGATGGTATTAGAGAGATTGGTGCAACGGTTAGTTCGATTACATTGGTAATTGTTGTTGTGTTTGTGCCTTTGGCAATGTCTACTGGTTTGGTGGCAGATATCGTAAGACAGTTTGCAGTGGTTGTTGCGATTTCTACGCTATTAAGTATGTTCGTAGCATTCACGCTTATTCCATTACTATCTTCTCGTTTTTCTAAACTGGAGCATGTTTCAAACAAAAACTTTATTGGAAGATTTATCCTTGGTTTCGAAAAATTGATTGATGGATTTATCGACGAACTTACTGGAATCTTAAAGTGGTGTTTTAATAACAAGATTGTTACTTTCATTATAGTAATTGTGCTTTTTGTAGGTTCTGTGGCTTTATTGCCAATGGGCTATATTGGTAGTGAGTTTATTACAAGTGGTGATAAAGGTGAGTTCTTAATTAGGTTAGAATTACCAGATGATGCTACTATCGAACAAACCAATTTTGTAACTCAAAAAGTTGAAAAGATTCTAACTCAGAATTCTGATGTAACTAAATACTTTACAACAGTTGGTGAGGTAACAGACCAGTTTTTAGGAACAACAGATAAAGCCAATGCAGCGGAGATTACAGTAAAATTGGTGGAGAAAGAACATAGAGATTATTCTACTAAATATTTCTCTAGAAAGTTAAAAGTTGAGCTAGAGCAAAATGTGCCAAACGTAGAGTTTACAACTGTAAACGTATCAATTATGGGTTCTGCTGAGGCAGCTCCGATACAGGTAATTATTACAGGTCCTGAATTAGATTCACTACTTGAGTTCTCAAAAACAGTAGAGCAAGTAGTAGCAAGTGTAAATGGTACTGCTGATATTGAATCTAGTGTGGAAGCTGGTAAACCAGAAATTAGTGTAAAGATAGACAGAGACAAAATGGCTTCGCTTGGTTTATCGCTCGAACAAATTGGTGGTGGAATGCGTGTTGCATTTAACGGTAATGATGATGCAGAATATAGAGATGGTGAGTATGAGTATGCGATCAACATTAGGTTAGATGAATTAGACAGAAGAAACAAAACTGATATTGGAGAACTTACTTTTATTAATAACAAAGGTCAAGTAATTCGTTTATCTCAGTTTGCAAATATCGAAGAAGGAGTTGGACCAACTAGACTTGACCGTGAAAATAGAATTGCGGCTGTTACCATTGCTTCTCAGGTATTAGGTAGACCTGAAGGTATAATCGCAGCAGAAATTAGAGAGAAAATGGATAAAGTTACTATGCCAGAAGGTGTGAGCTACAGATTAGGTGGTAACTCAGAAAACCAAGATAAAGCATTTGGTACTTTGGGTATAGCCTTGCTGGCATCATTATTCTTTGTTTATCTAATTATGGTGGCACTTTACGATAGTTATGTATATCCACTTGTAATTATGTTCTCAATTCCGCTTGCGATTATCGGTGCATTACTCGCATTAGCATTAGCGAAACAAAACTTAAGTATATTCTCAATTCTTGGTATTATCATGCTTATTGGTTTGGTTGCCAAGAACGCGATCCTTGTGGTTGATTTTACTAACCAGCTAAAAGAAAAAGGCATGGATGTGAAAAATGCATTGATTCATGCTACTCGTATCAGATTCAGACCTATTCTAATGACCACCATTGCGATGGTAATTGGTATGATGCCAATTGCGATGGCAAGTGGTCCAGGTGCTGAATGGAAAAACTCACTAGGTTGGGTATTAATTGGTGGTTTGAGTAGTTCAATGTTCCTTACCTTAATTGTAGTTCCATTGATTTACTACGTGTTCGATAGAATTCTAGCTAAATTCGGGATGGATAAACATGAAGAAATAGAAATAGACGAAACTCCATTGAGCGAAATGGCTAGTGAAGCAGATGAGTTACTAGCCCAGATAAACTCAGAAAATGGAAATCACAAAAAGGAAACAGCCAACCAGCTATGA
- a CDS encoding efflux RND transporter periplasmic adaptor subunit, with translation MKKIIGIVVVLALIGIVAFTLSNNKTEMEETAASLQQKSESIPVSITTLKEEKISGQVDINGTLEPKAELTLMSETQGKVTKLYKRKGDKVAIGTLLLQVDNELIQSQLIAAEAQFEKMQKDVARFEKLIKEDAITERDLEEARLGLKQAEANYKSTKKRLEDTYLKSPINGVIHEDYIEIGSFLSPGTKVYDIVDVSKLKLEVKVPESYILEIQDGQKVEISTDVHPGKTIEGKVVTVAQKADATLKYGVEIEVINNNAELPLKAGMYAIANFQFAPKESLVLERKAISGSLKDATVFVVENETAKVRQIVIGQVFDDKVEVVSGLKKGEKVVLSGQINLKDGTKVSAI, from the coding sequence ATGAAAAAAATAATAGGTATAGTAGTAGTTCTTGCTCTTATAGGAATAGTAGCTTTTACCCTTTCTAATAACAAAACAGAGATGGAAGAAACTGCTGCATCTTTACAGCAGAAAAGTGAGTCGATACCAGTTTCTATAACTACATTAAAAGAAGAGAAAATTAGTGGTCAGGTGGATATAAACGGAACACTTGAACCAAAAGCTGAGCTTACTTTAATGTCTGAAACACAAGGTAAAGTAACTAAGCTTTATAAAAGAAAAGGTGATAAAGTAGCTATAGGTACTTTACTCTTACAAGTAGATAATGAGTTAATTCAATCTCAATTAATTGCTGCGGAAGCTCAATTTGAAAAAATGCAAAAAGATGTAGCAAGATTTGAGAAGTTGATTAAAGAAGATGCCATTACAGAACGTGATTTAGAAGAAGCGAGGTTAGGTTTAAAACAAGCTGAAGCTAATTATAAATCAACTAAAAAAAGGCTTGAAGATACTTATTTAAAAAGCCCTATTAATGGAGTGATTCATGAAGATTATATAGAGATTGGTTCATTTCTATCACCCGGTACAAAAGTGTATGATATAGTTGATGTATCTAAATTGAAGCTGGAAGTAAAAGTACCTGAGTCTTATATATTAGAAATACAAGATGGACAAAAAGTTGAGATAAGCACAGATGTACACCCAGGTAAAACGATTGAAGGCAAAGTGGTTACAGTTGCGCAAAAAGCCGATGCAACGCTTAAGTACGGAGTCGAAATTGAAGTGATAAACAACAATGCTGAACTACCATTAAAAGCAGGTATGTATGCGATTGCTAACTTCCAGTTTGCACCAAAAGAATCTTTAGTACTTGAAAGAAAAGCTATTTCTGGTAGCTTAAAAGATGCAACTGTATTCGTAGTAGAAAACGAAACTGCTAAGGTGAGACAAATCGTAATCGGACAAGTTTTCGATGATAAAGTAGAGGTTGTAAGTGGTCTTAAGAAAGGAGAGAAAGTGGTGTTAAGCGGACAAATCAATTTAAAAGATGGTACCAAAGTATCAGCTATATAA
- a CDS encoding TolC family protein, which translates to MQRISIRFFLRMILVSMVSSTSLFAQDSTEKLTLEQCVQFAIDNSHDAKIADLELEGAENQIKEIRGTGLPQVNGFATFDDNIKLPTQMLPGEFFGEEGTIPVQFGTNYAATAGVEANQLIFSQSYFVGLQASRASKEYYKLSQLKTDEDIIYQVASNYYNALNIQEQLTILDDNLERLTQLLKIMQVRMENDLVREVDYNRVKVNKTNLETQKNSLLTGLQSQLNMLKYLMGKPMDESMTLDNTAITSFNQDEVLLNNNLEMEQRTEIKILNKQMELYQLDQKNVQSGYYPSLNAYGRYYFQGQQNSFGDMFSEKWFSAAVIGLQLNIPIFDGLQKKYKVAQSKINQSIVAENISKTESYISLEQETASSQLINSLESLEAQEENVTLAEKVYNQTNSLYKEGVSPLTDLLDAETSLREAKTGYNTEVIKIKMAELDLIKAKGQLKLISE; encoded by the coding sequence ATGCAGAGAATATCTATCAGATTCTTTTTAAGAATGATTCTGGTTAGTATGGTATCTAGTACATCTTTGTTTGCACAAGACTCGACTGAGAAGTTGACTCTAGAACAATGCGTACAATTCGCCATCGATAATAGTCATGATGCTAAAATTGCAGACTTAGAACTGGAAGGAGCTGAAAATCAGATTAAAGAAATTAGAGGAACTGGACTTCCGCAAGTTAATGGTTTTGCAACTTTTGATGACAATATCAAATTGCCTACTCAAATGCTTCCTGGTGAGTTTTTTGGTGAGGAAGGAACCATTCCTGTACAATTCGGTACAAATTACGCAGCTACTGCAGGTGTAGAAGCTAATCAGTTAATATTTAGCCAGTCGTATTTTGTCGGCTTGCAAGCATCAAGAGCTTCTAAAGAATACTATAAGCTTAGTCAGCTAAAGACAGACGAAGACATTATCTATCAAGTTGCTTCCAATTATTACAATGCACTTAACATTCAGGAACAACTTACAATTTTAGATGATAACCTAGAGCGTTTAACCCAACTGCTAAAAATTATGCAGGTAAGAATGGAAAACGATTTGGTAAGAGAAGTGGACTATAACAGAGTGAAAGTAAATAAAACCAATTTGGAAACTCAAAAGAATAGTTTGCTTACTGGTTTACAGAGTCAGTTAAACATGCTTAAATATCTAATGGGCAAACCAATGGATGAAAGCATGACATTAGATAATACAGCAATCACTTCTTTTAATCAAGATGAGGTTTTACTAAACAACAATCTTGAAATGGAACAAAGAACTGAAATAAAGATATTAAACAAGCAAATGGAGCTTTACCAACTAGATCAGAAAAATGTTCAGTCTGGTTATTATCCTTCATTAAATGCTTATGGTAGATATTACTTTCAAGGACAGCAAAACTCATTTGGAGATATGTTTTCTGAAAAATGGTTTAGTGCAGCGGTAATTGGTTTGCAACTTAACATTCCAATTTTTGATGGCCTACAGAAAAAATACAAAGTAGCTCAGTCGAAAATTAATCAGTCGATTGTTGCCGAAAATATTAGCAAAACAGAATCTTATATTTCTTTAGAGCAAGAGACTGCTAGCTCACAATTAATTAACAGTTTGGAATCGCTAGAAGCACAGGAGGAGAATGTAACATTAGCAGAGAAAGTGTATAACCAGACCAATAGTTTGTATAAAGAAGGTGTTTCACCACTTACAGATTTATTAGATGCTGAAACTTCTTTAAGAGAAGCCAAAACAGGTTACAATACAGAAGTTATCAAGATCAAAATGGCTGAGCTTGATCTTATTAAAGCAAAAGGTCAGTTAAAATTAATCTCTGAATAA
- a CDS encoding GbsR/MarR family transcriptional regulator encodes MSEFTLSDKQKDLLEQFGVLLESRGWQPAVGRILGLLIISESEALTFDDIRETLHLSKSATSTALNLLLNTSKVEYFTKPGDRKRYFKVKKIVLKDMAYEEHKKRCTFTNLLKEVYAQKKNKESAICQSFKEALDYFEFMNKEFLKLFKKWESTKKS; translated from the coding sequence ATGAGTGAATTCACCTTGTCAGACAAGCAGAAAGATCTTCTAGAACAATTTGGGGTCTTACTAGAATCAAGAGGTTGGCAGCCGGCAGTTGGTAGAATCTTAGGGCTATTAATAATATCAGAATCAGAAGCTTTAACTTTTGATGATATACGAGAAACATTGCACTTAAGTAAAAGTGCAACTAGTACAGCTCTTAATCTATTGCTGAATACCAGTAAAGTAGAATACTTTACTAAACCTGGAGATCGTAAGCGATACTTTAAAGTAAAGAAGATTGTATTAAAAGACATGGCTTACGAAGAACACAAGAAGAGATGTACATTTACCAACTTATTAAAAGAAGTTTACGCTCAAAAGAAAAATAAAGAAAGTGCGATTTGTCAAAGTTTTAAAGAAGCACTCGATTATTTTGAATTTATGAACAAAGAATTTTTAAAACTTTTTAAAAAGTGGGAATCAACTAAAAAATCTTAA
- a CDS encoding helix-turn-helix transcriptional regulator: MTKNGFMKLRIAIEGLDQTVYENNYQEYLSEKHGISEQTFTENYYFGKIQMHHIQFEGVYIHYGDMMLKEKTNLKVNSDFQIIEMHFAFSGSNTSYFDDQNMKFSFNKNQHNIVYLPHFNGTFSFDHASEYKMFEVGLSLSLFERLANYDSALMESMFLAIEQQKSSFMRKNNLPITPQMHFIIEEVINCNRTGFTKRLFIEAKIIELFMLQLEQFEMYEKPQNSSLKNDDIDKIYEAKTILENNLETPLSLMELSRTVGINDFKLKKGFKEVFGNTVFGYLNDLKMNRAQLLLLNNDLSVSEIARLTGYKNPTHFTAAFKKKFGVLPGSLKK; the protein is encoded by the coding sequence ATGACGAAAAACGGATTTATGAAACTAAGAATCGCTATTGAAGGATTAGACCAGACTGTTTACGAAAATAATTACCAAGAATATCTATCTGAAAAACATGGCATAAGTGAACAAACTTTTACCGAAAATTATTATTTTGGTAAAATTCAGATGCATCACATACAATTCGAAGGTGTATACATACACTATGGTGATATGATGCTTAAAGAAAAAACCAATTTAAAAGTGAATTCAGATTTTCAGATTATAGAAATGCATTTTGCTTTTAGCGGTAGTAATACTTCATATTTTGATGATCAAAATATGAAATTTTCATTTAATAAAAATCAACATAATATAGTCTATCTTCCGCATTTTAATGGAACATTTTCTTTTGATCATGCATCAGAATACAAAATGTTTGAAGTGGGTTTATCTCTTTCTCTTTTCGAAAGACTAGCCAATTACGATAGTGCATTAATGGAAAGTATGTTTTTGGCGATTGAGCAACAAAAGTCTTCTTTTATGAGAAAAAACAACTTACCTATTACACCTCAAATGCATTTTATTATAGAAGAGGTTATTAATTGCAACCGTACTGGTTTTACTAAAAGACTATTTATTGAAGCCAAGATAATTGAATTATTTATGCTTCAACTAGAGCAATTCGAGATGTATGAGAAACCTCAGAACTCATCTCTAAAAAACGATGATATAGATAAAATTTACGAAGCAAAAACCATTTTAGAAAATAACTTGGAAACGCCACTTTCATTAATGGAGTTATCCAGAACAGTTGGGATTAACGATTTTAAACTTAAAAAAGGCTTTAAAGAAGTTTTTGGCAATACAGTTTTCGGATACTTAAATGACCTTAAGATGAATCGCGCTCAACTTCTACTTTTAAATAACGATTTGTCTGTATCAGAAATAGCTCGATTAACCGGTTATAAAAACCCAACACATTTTACTGCCGCATTCAAAAAGAAATTTGGCGTTTTACCAGGCTCATTAAAAAAATAG
- a CDS encoding FUSC family protein, which translates to MGNSLKHILKDELKSLFTLNQTERLWTILVLASFCVGFPLFAGYYLGNLQYGALACLSGLVILYMPSTPLAHRLITLFSCSFGFMLSFTIGICFSFNPIISSITFGLFSMGVYWLVNYFNLAPPRSFFFIMVASLASCMPFDLASIPLKIGLVSIGTMLACVLGLIYSILIIKKYPPKAIPPSSGTGSKYRYANLIESGIVGFFMFLSLLTGHLLKVQNPYWITISSIAVMQGVSLQMIWQRSFHRIIGTFLGLGLCFVVLSFKTSALNICIGIMVLQFVVEILVTRHYALAVIFITPLTILLNEAANGSLSDPDELVMARFIDTVIGSVLGAIGGWFVHHEQLRSAANKQIQKTKIAIKKMK; encoded by the coding sequence ATGGGCAACTCGCTAAAGCATATTCTGAAAGATGAATTGAAATCGCTATTTACACTTAACCAAACAGAACGACTTTGGACAATTCTGGTGCTGGCTTCATTTTGTGTAGGTTTTCCACTTTTTGCTGGCTATTATCTTGGTAATTTACAATATGGTGCATTGGCTTGTTTATCTGGTTTGGTTATTTTGTATATGCCATCAACACCTTTGGCACATAGATTAATTACCCTATTTTCTTGCTCATTTGGTTTTATGCTTTCATTTACTATTGGTATTTGTTTCAGTTTTAATCCAATAATTTCGTCTATTACATTCGGCTTGTTTTCAATGGGTGTGTACTGGTTGGTTAATTATTTTAACCTAGCTCCGCCTCGAAGTTTCTTTTTTATAATGGTGGCATCTTTGGCTAGTTGCATGCCTTTCGATTTAGCTTCAATACCATTAAAGATAGGATTGGTTTCTATTGGAACCATGTTGGCCTGTGTACTTGGCTTGATATACAGTATTTTAATAATCAAAAAATATCCGCCTAAAGCCATTCCGCCAAGCTCTGGAACTGGAAGCAAATACAGGTATGCCAATTTAATTGAATCTGGAATTGTCGGTTTCTTTATGTTCTTGTCTTTGTTAACTGGACATTTACTAAAAGTACAAAACCCTTATTGGATCACCATTTCTAGTATTGCTGTGATGCAGGGTGTAAGTTTACAAATGATCTGGCAAAGAAGTTTCCATCGTATCATTGGTACATTCTTAGGTTTGGGTTTATGTTTTGTCGTACTCTCATTTAAAACTTCTGCTCTTAATATATGCATTGGCATTATGGTACTTCAGTTTGTTGTTGAAATACTTGTTACTAGGCATTATGCATTGGCTGTTATTTTTATCACGCCACTTACTATTTTACTGAATGAAGCTGCGAATGGAAGTTTATCTGATCCAGACGAGTTGGTGATGGCCAGATTTATAGATACAGTAATTGGCAGTGTGCTAGGTGCAATAGGAGGTTGGTTTGTGCACCATGAGCAGTTGAGATCGGCAGCCAATAAGCAAATCCAAAAAACTAAGATTGCTATTAAGAAAATGAAATAA